The following coding sequences are from one Melanotaenia boesemani isolate fMelBoe1 chromosome 19, fMelBoe1.pri, whole genome shotgun sequence window:
- the tbca gene encoding tubulin-specific chaperone A, which yields MADPRIRQIKIKTGIVRRLAKEKVAYITEAKQQEEKVERLKAEGGDDYVIKKQMEVLQESRMMIPDCHRRLAVAHADLLQLLETEEDLGESEEYKEARNILDSVKLEG from the exons ATGGCTGATCCAAGAATACGACAAATCAAGATTAAAACGGGCATTGTTAGAAG GCTGGCCAAAGAGAAGGTTGCATACATAACTGAAGcaaagcagcaagaggagaaggTTGAGCGTCTGAAAGCAGAGGGAGGAGATGATTATGTCATTAAGAAACAG ATGGAGGTGTTGCAGGAATCCAGAATGATGATCCCAGACTGTCACCGCCGGCTGGCCGTAGCACATGCAGACCTGCTTCAGTTACTA GAAACAGAAGAGGATCTGGGTGAATCAGAGGAGTACAAAGAGGCTAGAAACATATTGGACTCAGTGAAGCTTGAAGGATGA